The nucleotide sequence ATCCCGCTTTTGGTCACCATGCTCAACGATTCTTTGATGGTATTCATCGCAATCCGGACATCGCGGCTGACTGCTTTGCGCCTTGGCTTGGCCTTTTTCGGTTCAGTGGATAACAATTTTTCAACCCGCATCTCCAGCTGCTTGACGTTCAACCCTTGTTCGACTGTTTCATCAAACATTTTTTTCTGTTTATCTGCATCTTTGATTTTTAGCAATACTCGTGCATGCCGTTCTGTAATGATGCGATTCAATAAAGCCATCTGGATTTCTTCAGGCAATTTCAACAGCCGAAGTTTATTCGCCACTGTCGATTGCCCTTTTCCAAGACGTTGTGCAAGGGCTTCCTGGGTGATGCCTTGGATTTCCAGCAGGTTTTGATAAGCATTTGCTTCTTCAATCGACGTAAGTTCTTCCCGCTGCAAGTTTTCAATCAAAGCAATCGA is from Planococcus liqunii and encodes:
- the noc gene encoding nucleoid occlusion protein — encoded protein: MKSPFSRFFGSGDKAEEAEQAAEVKPVNKASEEVVKLPIAKISANKFQPRTVFDEEKIEELARTIEIHGVIQPIVVRASEQEGDYEIIAGERRFRAMSSLGWEEVPAIIRQLSDKETASIALIENLQREELTSIEEANAYQNLLEIQGITQEALAQRLGKGQSTVANKLRLLKLPEEIQMALLNRIITERHARVLLKIKDADKQKKMFDETVEQGLNVKQLEMRVEKLLSTEPKKAKPRRKAVSRDVRIAMNTIKESLSMVTKSGINLSAEEEEHEEYYQITVKIPKKKA